One part of the Tautonia rosea genome encodes these proteins:
- a CDS encoding DUF1553 domain-containing protein, with amino-acid sequence MPAIRFWSISGILLASLVWGVSPSAGDLVQVEVWENLPESWDWQAPADSPADRFEVPALGIPHVPAKYSDRGIELDRSGPFALRAETTLQVPPGAYRLILRSRYASQLRLDRELVAECQFLAIRNDGHDVVRGFPPHNDPPRRPLRPGDNEQILDWTSDGLPHQVELWAIVGGKNLRPETSELSVSIAAPGEPPVLIGGSDRIELTDPGWRAYEESEDLRIEALNTTRRRQAARSEDRFWQKRHELARLHAEKSPSPEWPGDPSENLIDRYVRHTGVKLPPLTDDLAFFRRLSLDSTGVIPTPDEVKAFLADNRPDKRARAIEARLADPRWADSWMGYWQDVLAENPGILKPTLNNTGPFRRYLHQALLDNTPIDRLVTDLVRMEGSVYGGAPGGFRLATENDAPMAAKAHVLARAFLAADLQCARCHDAPTHPFYQEDLFGLAALLEGKPVTIPATSTVRQQPGGRVPSVSISLAAGDAVEPHWNLTTIASDELADTYLPEGADLRDRLAAWITTPENGRFAPVLANRVWQRYLGSGLVNPVDDWDLNTTRRHPELLDALSREFMSNGYDLKHLARLIFESSVYQAQVPPHADSSVQADPLLPARRRLSAEQVVDSLFQIAGKPFHTEELNHDIIGRRPPRDFLNFGRPRRAWQFVSNSTDRDRPALILPVAESILDVLVTFGWRPTRQDPISVRDEESTPLQPAILANGVVVSSRIARLSDDSALTDLCLDEETAPELIHAVSLRILSRPPIPAERDRLVAYLGESFNDRIVPGAEPASPTLPLPRLVSWANHLNAEATEIQLANQRLARVGDPPTPRLTLEFRERMEDVIWVMINSPEFVFLP; translated from the coding sequence ATGCCTGCAATCCGTTTCTGGTCAATCTCCGGCATCCTGTTGGCATCGCTCGTTTGGGGAGTGAGCCCTTCGGCAGGCGACCTCGTGCAGGTTGAGGTCTGGGAGAACCTTCCCGAATCCTGGGACTGGCAAGCCCCGGCCGACTCCCCGGCCGATCGCTTCGAGGTCCCTGCGTTGGGAATCCCACACGTTCCGGCAAAATACTCGGATCGGGGAATCGAGCTTGATCGATCCGGCCCGTTCGCACTCCGAGCCGAGACAACGCTTCAGGTCCCTCCGGGGGCTTATCGCCTGATCCTCCGATCGCGGTACGCCTCGCAACTGCGGCTCGATCGCGAGCTCGTGGCCGAATGTCAATTCCTCGCCATTCGGAATGATGGTCACGACGTGGTTCGTGGCTTCCCTCCCCACAACGACCCTCCCCGTCGTCCGCTCCGTCCGGGCGACAACGAACAGATTCTCGACTGGACCTCTGACGGTCTGCCACATCAGGTCGAGCTCTGGGCAATTGTCGGCGGAAAGAACCTGCGGCCCGAGACGAGCGAGCTTTCTGTCAGCATCGCTGCCCCCGGCGAGCCACCCGTCCTGATCGGCGGCTCCGATCGTATTGAGCTCACGGACCCTGGCTGGCGGGCCTACGAGGAGTCCGAGGACCTTCGGATCGAAGCCCTGAACACCACTCGACGTCGCCAAGCCGCACGCAGTGAAGACCGATTCTGGCAAAAGCGCCACGAACTCGCACGTCTTCATGCCGAGAAATCCCCCTCTCCCGAATGGCCCGGCGATCCCTCAGAAAACCTCATCGACCGCTACGTCAGGCACACCGGAGTCAAGCTGCCACCCCTCACCGACGACCTCGCCTTCTTCCGCCGCCTCTCGCTCGACTCGACAGGTGTCATTCCCACCCCCGACGAGGTCAAGGCCTTCCTCGCCGACAACCGTCCCGACAAGCGAGCCCGGGCCATCGAGGCCCGACTCGCCGACCCCCGCTGGGCCGATTCCTGGATGGGCTACTGGCAAGACGTCCTGGCCGAGAACCCGGGCATCCTCAAGCCCACCCTCAACAACACAGGCCCCTTCCGCCGTTACCTCCACCAGGCTTTGCTCGACAACACACCGATCGACCGCCTCGTCACCGACCTGGTCCGCATGGAAGGCAGTGTCTACGGTGGCGCTCCGGGTGGCTTCCGACTTGCCACGGAGAACGATGCACCAATGGCCGCCAAGGCCCACGTCCTGGCCCGCGCCTTCCTTGCCGCCGACCTTCAGTGCGCCCGATGCCACGACGCCCCCACCCACCCCTTCTACCAGGAAGATCTGTTCGGCCTGGCCGCCCTGCTCGAAGGAAAGCCCGTCACTATCCCCGCCACTAGCACCGTCCGGCAACAGCCCGGCGGCCGGGTTCCCTCGGTTTCCATTTCGCTCGCCGCGGGCGACGCCGTTGAGCCGCACTGGAACCTCACCACCATTGCCTCCGACGAACTCGCCGACACCTATCTGCCCGAAGGGGCCGACCTCCGCGATCGCCTCGCCGCCTGGATCACCACTCCCGAGAATGGCCGCTTCGCCCCGGTCCTCGCCAATCGCGTCTGGCAGCGCTACCTCGGCTCGGGACTCGTCAATCCCGTGGACGATTGGGACCTGAACACCACCCGACGCCATCCGGAACTGCTCGACGCTCTCTCTCGCGAATTCATGTCCAACGGTTACGACCTGAAACACCTCGCCCGGCTCATCTTCGAGTCGAGCGTCTACCAGGCCCAGGTGCCGCCCCACGCTGACTCCTCCGTCCAGGCCGACCCGCTCTTGCCCGCTCGCCGACGCCTCTCTGCCGAACAAGTGGTCGATTCCCTCTTCCAGATTGCCGGCAAGCCGTTCCACACCGAGGAGTTGAATCACGACATCATCGGCCGTCGACCACCCCGAGACTTCCTCAACTTCGGTCGGCCTCGTCGCGCCTGGCAATTCGTTTCGAATTCGACCGACCGCGACCGCCCCGCATTGATCCTCCCCGTGGCCGAAAGCATCCTCGACGTCCTTGTCACCTTCGGCTGGCGACCCACGCGGCAAGATCCGATCAGCGTCCGGGACGAGGAGAGTACCCCCCTCCAACCGGCCATCCTGGCCAACGGCGTTGTTGTATCCTCACGCATCGCCAGGCTCTCCGACGACAGCGCCCTGACCGACCTCTGCCTCGACGAAGAGACGGCACCCGAGCTCATCCACGCCGTCTCCCTCCGCATCCTCTCCCGACCTCCCATTCCCGCCGAGCGCGATCGCCTGGTCGCGTATCTCGGTGAATCGTTCAACGATCGGATCGTCCCCGGAGCCGAACCTGCGTCCCCGACCCTCCCCCTTCCCCGACTCGTCTCCTGGGCCAATCATCTGAACGCCGAAGCCACAGAGATCCAGCTTGCC
- a CDS encoding glycosyltransferase family 39 protein: MLSRPRSSRAAMLMLILIWSASMGYALVRLQLSWKEPLRPFEPEGLWIASPDRAAFTGYFRTEFMVTGQPKHAWIVVSARNAFEVTVNRNPVGRIYLWRPTRPYQNGTSDPGQRITHPEPVMALNFPREYQWSDHDNARVPLFIDLSEYIRPGRNVIGVQVEARHPQPSFQLSGAVELWSGEVIPIQSNPSWRAEPVPPGLQTLDWTEPNYVDAQWRTAITVDPPHRPRLRTLPPRTYSTPFRGDRIADPRVDSDQAVVFATDWELPKAPDEAFLRVFSNRPFDLTINGTALGPTIPSPLDLDRGNWIINERRAWDPFSKPELLDPDEIGSLFVGKDFLNPRHSDPTYDPVEQYRNMVNVTPDQPRATNRSDLPGTYDPKTPIEETRRTPEKPDRFPEPVPPKSLTRDRSELAYYAYTIGPLLKAGSNRIEIRLAEPWTVEPPNWGPRLAIDGEATLTDGRLIPLESGSDWFSHPWMGPENTPSWQSVQTLGPALTPDTSLPRLTYRGRQNSAQSYFGPLINAFLGVLLVTIAAGVLVSRNPRWSCGARAGLILATTIVLLTLGLDLSFYERHEHLQFLMPWPWLVMFGAVGTALATGFSGAFASEPGARSRTILQKFRNLPSQPVWSFLISWILIASAFLRIYKLDYQPLDDDEYASVQAVLAIARTGVPEFEVEGVYYTRSPLYHYLAAIFVLIFGENLWALRGPVAMFGVGTVWLTYRYGAKVLRSPWVGLGAMVLMAVHPFTLFTGHVSRFYQQQQFFAILTAYWFCKGFVTDQDQSRRELTVLAFLCAVLSQEITMVAGPQLALGFLLFARDLGFRANLRLVAAGGIAMACIFIDWLAFQTLCLTRTEGVSPNLEATVKPHFWQPLAMLSLIIGYSRLHILLSVFPLLDLVLRWRTHNRAFIATVFLLVSGVVMTVVLVTHPGLRYQYFLLPLWILVGVEGIRRVAVRLSSLAGNPSQRRHRPGLLAVVLSAVMFTAVLLSWSLWRVPGSYDLKLLPDSTGAFRYVAAHLREGDHVLATEPHPHAGILEIGRIDYDLSVPRLLDFLVLKDGQLIDRNGGAVSIGNLDELMDACEAHDRLWLLIYKEKFRTRGKNMRWEYPGARIETFIRQNMELKHQTYLWHVYLWDRSQGHFRPFRPST; the protein is encoded by the coding sequence GTGCTCAGCCGTCCCCGCTCCTCCCGAGCCGCGATGCTCATGCTGATCCTCATCTGGTCAGCAAGCATGGGGTACGCCCTGGTTCGGCTTCAACTTTCCTGGAAGGAGCCGCTCCGTCCCTTCGAGCCCGAGGGGCTTTGGATCGCGTCTCCCGATCGGGCCGCCTTCACCGGCTATTTCCGCACCGAGTTCATGGTAACCGGCCAGCCGAAGCATGCCTGGATTGTGGTCTCAGCTCGCAATGCCTTTGAAGTCACGGTCAATCGGAACCCAGTCGGCCGCATCTATCTCTGGCGGCCGACACGGCCCTACCAGAACGGCACCAGCGATCCTGGACAGCGAATCACTCACCCCGAACCCGTGATGGCCCTGAACTTTCCTCGCGAGTATCAGTGGTCTGATCACGATAACGCGCGCGTGCCGTTGTTTATCGATCTCAGCGAATACATCCGTCCTGGGCGAAACGTGATTGGGGTCCAGGTCGAGGCCCGACACCCGCAGCCAAGCTTCCAGCTCTCCGGTGCTGTTGAGTTATGGTCAGGTGAGGTGATCCCGATTCAGAGCAACCCCTCCTGGCGTGCCGAACCAGTTCCTCCGGGACTTCAGACTCTCGACTGGACCGAGCCGAATTATGTCGATGCTCAATGGCGAACCGCCATCACGGTCGATCCTCCCCATCGGCCAAGACTCCGAACCCTCCCACCTCGGACCTACTCGACCCCCTTCCGAGGCGATCGTATTGCTGACCCTCGCGTCGATTCCGACCAGGCCGTGGTGTTCGCGACCGACTGGGAACTGCCAAAAGCTCCCGACGAGGCCTTTCTCCGCGTCTTCAGCAATCGACCGTTCGACCTGACCATCAACGGCACCGCACTTGGTCCGACCATCCCTTCCCCCCTCGACCTCGACCGCGGCAACTGGATCATCAACGAACGCCGCGCCTGGGACCCCTTCAGCAAGCCCGAGCTGCTTGATCCGGACGAGATCGGCTCGCTGTTCGTCGGTAAGGACTTCCTCAACCCGAGACACTCCGACCCTACGTACGATCCGGTCGAACAGTACCGGAACATGGTCAACGTCACCCCCGACCAACCTCGGGCGACCAATCGGAGCGATTTACCCGGCACTTACGACCCGAAGACTCCTATCGAGGAAACGCGTCGGACCCCCGAGAAACCCGATCGATTCCCAGAGCCCGTTCCACCCAAATCCTTGACTCGGGATCGTTCGGAGCTTGCCTACTACGCCTATACAATCGGCCCGTTGTTGAAAGCGGGCTCCAATCGTATCGAGATTCGCCTGGCCGAGCCCTGGACCGTCGAGCCCCCCAACTGGGGTCCTCGACTCGCCATCGATGGAGAGGCAACCCTGACCGATGGTCGCCTGATCCCCCTCGAATCAGGGTCTGACTGGTTCAGTCATCCCTGGATGGGACCCGAGAACACTCCCTCCTGGCAATCGGTCCAAACGCTCGGCCCCGCGCTGACTCCCGACACATCACTCCCAAGACTCACGTACCGAGGCAGACAGAACTCGGCTCAATCCTATTTCGGTCCCCTCATCAACGCCTTTCTCGGTGTCCTGCTCGTGACGATCGCGGCCGGAGTACTGGTGAGCCGGAATCCTCGATGGTCTTGCGGGGCCCGTGCAGGATTAATCCTTGCAACCACGATTGTCCTGCTCACGCTCGGCCTCGATCTCTCGTTTTACGAGCGGCACGAACATCTCCAGTTCCTCATGCCCTGGCCCTGGCTCGTCATGTTCGGTGCCGTTGGCACCGCTCTGGCCACCGGATTCTCAGGGGCCTTTGCCAGCGAACCCGGCGCACGATCACGGACAATCCTCCAGAAGTTCCGAAACCTCCCCAGTCAACCTGTCTGGAGCTTTCTGATTTCCTGGATATTGATCGCAAGCGCATTTCTTCGGATCTACAAGCTTGACTATCAACCCCTCGACGATGACGAATACGCCTCGGTTCAGGCCGTCCTGGCAATCGCTCGCACCGGCGTTCCGGAATTCGAGGTTGAGGGGGTCTACTACACACGCAGCCCTCTGTATCACTATCTGGCCGCCATCTTTGTCCTGATCTTTGGAGAGAACCTCTGGGCCCTCAGAGGTCCCGTAGCAATGTTCGGTGTTGGAACCGTCTGGCTGACCTATCGCTATGGGGCCAAGGTTCTAAGAAGTCCCTGGGTGGGCCTCGGCGCGATGGTGCTGATGGCGGTCCATCCCTTCACGCTCTTCACCGGACACGTTTCCCGCTTTTATCAACAACAGCAATTCTTTGCGATCTTGACTGCCTACTGGTTCTGCAAGGGCTTTGTGACCGATCAGGACCAGAGCCGTCGTGAACTAACTGTGCTGGCCTTCCTTTGTGCAGTCCTTAGCCAGGAGATCACGATGGTGGCGGGCCCCCAGCTTGCGCTCGGCTTCCTTCTGTTCGCCCGCGATCTGGGTTTCCGTGCCAACCTGCGCCTCGTCGCCGCTGGCGGGATCGCGATGGCCTGTATCTTTATTGACTGGCTTGCCTTCCAGACGCTCTGTCTTACGCGTACCGAAGGAGTCTCGCCGAATCTTGAGGCCACCGTCAAGCCTCACTTCTGGCAACCGTTAGCCATGCTTTCCCTAATCATCGGATACTCTCGACTCCACATCTTGCTCAGTGTGTTCCCCCTGCTCGATCTCGTCTTGCGCTGGCGAACCCATAACCGAGCCTTCATCGCAACGGTCTTCCTGCTCGTCTCGGGAGTGGTCATGACCGTGGTCCTCGTCACCCATCCTGGGCTTCGCTACCAATATTTTCTACTTCCCCTCTGGATCTTGGTCGGCGTCGAGGGGATCCGACGCGTTGCAGTCCGCCTCAGTTCGCTGGCTGGCAACCCGTCCCAGCGCCGCCATCGACCGGGTCTACTGGCGGTCGTCCTCTCCGCAGTGATGTTTACGGCTGTCTTACTCTCCTGGTCCCTCTGGCGCGTTCCCGGCTCGTATGATTTAAAACTCCTCCCCGATTCCACCGGAGCTTTCCGATACGTCGCCGCTCATCTCCGAGAGGGCGATCATGTCCTTGCCACCGAACCTCACCCACACGCCGGCATCCTTGAAATCGGCCGGATTGATTATGACCTCAGCGTTCCTCGCTTGCTCGACTTCCTCGTTCTCAAGGACGGCCAACTGATCGACCGCAACGGTGGTGCTGTCTCGATCGGAAATCTCGACGAATTGATGGACGCCTGCGAGGCGCACGATCGCCTCTGGCTCCTCATCTACAAGGAAAAATTCCGGACCCGGGGCAAAAACATGCGATGGGAATATCCAGGTGCCAGAATCGAAACCTTCATCCGGCAGAATATGGAGTTAAAACACCAGACTTATCTCTGGCACGTCTACCTCTGGGATCGCTCCCAGGGGCATTTCCGTCCCTTCAGACCCTCGACCTGA
- a CDS encoding tetratricopeptide repeat protein: protein MFKRFVLCWVVLGSLGLLGLASRAPWWRIPNGFSFTDNGSLKALLEEPSIVRIYQNGCLAIVGLIVLLGALRRMGGRSVRRIATTALTASLLFPYAVTVWQPGPSARAAWLHIQHENLTWLGGDLYMNGEFTDTPLKAGNYAVDTPRRVQIFDLPLNEPWNLDLNRLPDMLDWLGFTEPFCQFIGKGWVFAMLGLSGLLTATCVADRNVHRERITHAVRLIVSQLIPAAALAWTLPFLAGHQVIAAQAACRNANYAEALRLLEDAGQSFPILREDTYYVVQVGVLQHLLGNRDCLEARLYLANLMERSGRFFEASERYTSLLRDAPPESPCSREAGRALLRCAIHDLNSGQVESAIRGLEAILHREPNNLKANFTLQLAYLRTGRGDELARLVEELTATYSCFQSPSKKPILAFAHHNLFVAALDAGQPDDALQHYRKSLRP, encoded by the coding sequence ATGTTCAAACGCTTTGTACTTTGCTGGGTCGTCCTCGGAAGCCTCGGGCTGCTTGGGCTCGCCTCCCGAGCTCCCTGGTGGCGGATCCCCAACGGTTTCTCCTTCACTGACAATGGTTCACTCAAGGCCCTCCTCGAAGAGCCTTCCATTGTTCGCATCTACCAAAACGGCTGTCTGGCGATCGTCGGATTAATCGTGCTCCTAGGGGCACTCAGGCGGATGGGCGGACGCTCGGTTCGGCGGATCGCCACCACGGCGTTGACGGCCTCGCTCCTGTTCCCCTACGCCGTCACCGTCTGGCAGCCAGGCCCCTCGGCCCGAGCGGCCTGGCTCCACATCCAGCATGAGAATCTCACCTGGCTCGGGGGTGACCTCTACATGAATGGCGAGTTCACCGACACCCCACTGAAGGCCGGCAACTACGCGGTTGACACACCGAGACGTGTCCAGATCTTTGATCTCCCACTGAATGAGCCCTGGAACCTCGACCTGAACCGATTACCCGACATGCTCGACTGGCTCGGTTTCACTGAGCCGTTCTGCCAGTTCATCGGCAAGGGCTGGGTCTTCGCAATGCTCGGTCTGTCGGGCCTGCTCACCGCGACCTGTGTGGCCGATAGGAATGTCCATCGCGAGCGCATCACACACGCTGTCCGTCTCATAGTCTCACAGCTCATTCCCGCCGCGGCCCTCGCCTGGACATTGCCCTTTCTCGCCGGCCACCAGGTCATCGCCGCTCAGGCGGCGTGTCGAAACGCCAATTACGCCGAGGCGCTCCGCCTCCTTGAAGATGCCGGCCAATCATTTCCAATCTTGCGCGAAGATACGTACTACGTCGTTCAGGTCGGAGTGCTCCAGCACCTTCTCGGCAACCGCGATTGTCTTGAGGCCCGTCTTTACCTCGCCAACCTGATGGAACGATCCGGTCGTTTTTTTGAAGCGTCGGAACGCTACACGAGTCTCTTGCGCGATGCCCCTCCTGAATCTCCTTGCTCGCGAGAAGCGGGCCGAGCCTTGCTCCGCTGTGCCATCCACGACCTGAACTCCGGGCAGGTTGAATCTGCAATTCGAGGACTTGAAGCCATCCTCCATCGCGAACCCAACAACCTCAAGGCGAACTTTACCCTCCAGCTCGCCTATCTGCGCACGGGACGAGGCGACGAACTCGCCCGACTTGTCGAGGAATTGACCGCAACCTACTCCTGCTTCCAGTCTCCATCGAAGAAGCCCATTCTGGCCTTCGCTCACCACAACCTCTTCGTCGCCGCGCTCGACGCGGGCCAGCCCGACGACGCCCTACAGCATTACCGCAAATCGCTCCGCCCCTGA
- a CDS encoding efflux RND transporter periplasmic adaptor subunit, which yields MQPVFEGSKQRLRMWITEARSAATPESLRDLLRRNGGLVALGMITVALSTALLILAIMPRYQDPAARLYTSKLGYAGIARKLGKPFPVSAATVQHLPLTTTYQGEGMTRSEPIQVPLIPLGTIQKIHADLGDPVTKGQVLVEIDPRRAQVKINAAQAAITIALGELERTELGSSYILAQERPALERIRHKYAELRAQVNNEIMAMNVELLRRNASNRKNLLLDSLSQLEAMADLELENVSLGMAEAGAEASVRIAKAKIEEAKLALQHRELELEDYTVRSPADGVVERLLVHEGEYNQDPGKPAMLLASGVWFEARMDQTSIGRFSPGTPAAVHLESYPGQPIPGTVTKILPVVTYDLGGPEATRPIRPLGTGAPEWPSTFGVQITLHTEELLIVPGLTGFARIESTHAGPSIPNAALVARSGRTAFVYVADGDQRKTKEVVIGASAGGYTEIQAGLEPGQIVLIDGYQILETGDSVQIETLDGEPLDPPRVLSDAAPSEPKLP from the coding sequence ATGCAACCCGTATTCGAGGGATCGAAACAGCGATTGCGAATGTGGATCACCGAGGCGAGGTCTGCAGCCACCCCCGAGTCGTTGCGGGACCTGTTGCGTCGGAACGGGGGACTCGTTGCGCTCGGAATGATCACCGTTGCCCTCAGTACGGCTCTGCTCATTCTGGCCATCATGCCTCGCTATCAAGATCCTGCAGCTCGACTCTACACCTCCAAGCTAGGTTATGCGGGCATCGCCCGGAAGCTCGGAAAACCCTTCCCTGTCTCGGCTGCCACCGTGCAACACCTCCCGCTCACAACCACTTATCAGGGGGAGGGAATGACCCGGAGCGAGCCCATTCAGGTGCCCCTCATCCCCCTCGGAACGATTCAAAAAATCCATGCCGATCTGGGGGATCCAGTGACCAAGGGTCAAGTGCTTGTCGAGATCGACCCACGCCGTGCCCAGGTCAAAATCAACGCCGCGCAGGCCGCCATCACCATCGCGCTGGGCGAGCTTGAGCGAACCGAACTCGGTTCCTCCTACATCCTCGCTCAGGAACGCCCAGCGTTGGAACGGATCCGACACAAGTACGCGGAGCTTCGCGCTCAGGTGAACAACGAAATCATGGCCATGAATGTCGAACTGCTCCGTCGCAATGCCTCAAACCGAAAAAATCTCTTACTCGACTCGCTCAGTCAGCTCGAGGCGATGGCCGATCTTGAACTGGAAAACGTTTCACTGGGCATGGCAGAGGCTGGGGCCGAGGCAAGTGTCCGAATCGCCAAGGCGAAAATTGAGGAGGCAAAACTAGCCCTTCAGCATCGCGAACTCGAACTGGAGGACTACACCGTCCGATCGCCTGCCGATGGGGTGGTCGAGCGGCTCCTCGTCCATGAAGGAGAGTACAATCAGGACCCCGGCAAGCCTGCCATGCTGCTGGCCAGTGGTGTCTGGTTCGAGGCCCGGATGGACCAGACCAGCATCGGCCGATTTAGCCCCGGTACCCCGGCTGCGGTCCATCTTGAATCGTATCCTGGACAGCCAATCCCAGGTACGGTCACGAAGATCCTCCCAGTCGTCACTTACGACCTGGGTGGTCCCGAGGCAACCCGTCCCATCCGTCCGCTCGGCACCGGGGCGCCAGAATGGCCCTCAACCTTCGGAGTGCAAATTACCTTGCACACCGAGGAACTGCTGATCGTCCCTGGCCTAACCGGCTTCGCCCGGATCGAGTCGACCCACGCCGGCCCCTCAATTCCCAATGCCGCACTCGTCGCTCGGTCCGGGCGTACGGCATTCGTTTATGTGGCTGACGGCGATCAACGCAAAACGAAAGAGGTCGTCATCGGCGCCTCGGCAGGTGGCTATACCGAGATCCAAGCCGGGCTTGAACCAGGTCAGATCGTCCTCATCGATGGATATCAGATCCTTGAAACCGGAGACAGCGTCCAGATCGAAACGCTCGACGGTGAGCCACTGGATCCCCCTCGTGTCCTCTCCGATGCCGCACCCTCTGAACCAAAGCTCCCCTGA
- a CDS encoding lysylphosphatidylglycerol synthase transmembrane domain-containing protein yields the protein MVRGIKESPLRRRFTSVGTLLFIVPIVLLVLLSIGTGCRDLVSSVSGSASRMNWSFLVVALSLTVVYRIANAAAWGLILRSLGHDLPFPHASRIWLLSEACRWLPGGVWNLGSRAALASRAGLPVRVTGASLGLELLLTVASWCFLALIGLTLHCESFGTLWMNLDGGKSLWIGGIVLAGGLGMAVTMRSVPGLHAKVRSAFVRLLSAIRLQPSSGPMGVAFVSYTLLGGINGLAFFIVIEAVAPGSDLPLLAAIGVNAAAWLIGFFAVFAPGGLLVREGTAAALLVFWLPVELGLLAAAAWRLVQIASELLCLAPLTLRFSQGSPSPAVALSRRSE from the coding sequence ATGGTCCGTGGCATCAAGGAGTCTCCTCTCCGAAGACGGTTCACATCAGTTGGCACTCTTCTCTTCATCGTGCCAATCGTTCTTCTCGTCCTCCTCTCAATTGGCACTGGCTGTCGGGATTTGGTCAGTAGCGTCTCTGGCTCTGCCTCGCGGATGAACTGGTCCTTCCTGGTGGTCGCGCTAAGCCTCACGGTTGTCTACCGCATTGCAAACGCCGCGGCCTGGGGCCTGATCCTTCGGTCCCTTGGCCATGACTTGCCCTTTCCCCATGCTTCTCGGATCTGGCTTCTCTCCGAAGCCTGCCGATGGCTGCCTGGAGGGGTCTGGAACCTCGGATCACGAGCGGCGCTTGCCTCCCGAGCTGGCCTTCCGGTCCGTGTGACCGGAGCCAGTCTCGGTCTGGAGCTGCTCCTCACCGTAGCCTCGTGGTGCTTCCTCGCCCTGATCGGTCTGACACTGCATTGTGAATCGTTCGGAACGCTCTGGATGAACCTCGACGGGGGCAAATCATTGTGGATCGGGGGCATCGTCCTGGCCGGAGGGCTCGGAATGGCCGTTACGATGAGAAGCGTTCCTGGCCTACACGCGAAGGTCCGATCGGCCTTCGTTCGCTTGCTCAGCGCGATCCGCCTCCAACCCAGTTCTGGACCTATGGGGGTGGCCTTCGTGTCTTATACTTTACTGGGGGGAATCAATGGACTTGCCTTCTTCATCGTCATTGAAGCGGTAGCTCCCGGATCGGATCTCCCCCTGCTGGCGGCAATCGGCGTCAATGCGGCTGCCTGGTTGATTGGCTTCTTCGCGGTCTTTGCTCCGGGAGGATTGCTTGTCCGAGAAGGGACGGCCGCGGCCTTGCTCGTCTTCTGGCTTCCGGTCGAACTCGGTCTCCTTGCCGCCGCTGCCTGGAGACTCGTTCAAATCGCCTCGGAGCTACTCTGCCTGGCACCCTTGACGCTTCGGTTTTCCCAGGGTTCTCCATCGCCCGCCGTGGCATTGTCCAGGCGATCCGAATGA
- a CDS encoding glycosyltransferase family 4 protein, whose product MSHPLSICMVSSTYPRSETDYAVPWMRESIRRLTERGHRVSVLAPTFEGLKSHQIDGIPVHRFRYGPKRWERLTHEEGAPSKVRNPLMKAMALPYVAMGVRAAGRLAKQHRFDIVHTHWPFPHEPIGSALARGCGAPLVLNCHGAEFALARRKPWVATILRNALRRGDLILANSNDTADQVRKLSDREAQILPYGSTVLAKKRVVEPNAVPRILFTGRLIRRKGVEFLLRAVPLLLAQRKVDVIITGSGDQRAPLEALCRELGLTNHVRFLGFVSNEELDREYARCDIWVNPAIVDDLGDTEGLGVGAIEAYVHGKPVVASHVGGIPDAVRHGETGLLVPEKNERSLAMAINWLLDNPEISRQFGRNGFEFARRQFCWDRITNDLEDAYSLALESRNSVSASAFRPTWSPELSTEAFQV is encoded by the coding sequence ATGAGTCACCCGCTCTCGATCTGCATGGTCAGTTCGACCTATCCCCGATCTGAAACCGATTATGCCGTTCCCTGGATGCGAGAATCGATCCGACGCCTCACCGAGCGAGGTCATCGTGTCTCTGTGCTTGCTCCAACGTTCGAAGGACTCAAATCCCACCAAATTGACGGCATTCCTGTGCATCGGTTTCGTTACGGCCCCAAGCGTTGGGAACGGCTGACGCATGAGGAGGGAGCACCAAGCAAGGTTCGAAATCCCTTGATGAAGGCCATGGCACTACCGTACGTGGCCATGGGGGTTCGGGCGGCGGGGCGCCTGGCGAAACAGCATCGCTTCGACATTGTTCACACCCACTGGCCCTTCCCTCATGAGCCGATCGGTTCGGCACTGGCTCGGGGCTGTGGCGCACCGTTGGTCCTCAATTGTCATGGGGCAGAATTCGCTCTTGCTCGTCGAAAGCCCTGGGTTGCGACCATACTCCGCAACGCCCTCCGTCGGGGCGACCTCATCCTCGCCAATAGCAACGACACAGCCGATCAGGTGCGGAAACTCAGTGATCGAGAGGCCCAGATCCTCCCTTATGGCTCGACCGTGTTGGCAAAGAAGCGGGTGGTCGAGCCCAACGCCGTTCCGCGGATTCTGTTTACAGGCCGCTTGATTCGCCGAAAGGGGGTTGAGTTCCTGCTCCGGGCGGTTCCATTGCTGCTTGCTCAAAGGAAGGTTGACGTGATCATCACCGGCAGTGGCGACCAGCGAGCCCCGCTCGAAGCGCTCTGCCGGGAACTTGGTCTTACCAATCACGTTCGCTTCCTTGGGTTCGTCAGCAACGAGGAACTCGACCGTGAATACGCCCGATGTGATATCTGGGTCAATCCCGCAATCGTCGATGATCTCGGTGATACCGAGGGCCTGGGAGTTGGCGCGATCGAGGCCTACGTTCACGGAAAGCCCGTGGTTGCTTCGCATGTCGGCGGAATTCCCGACGCGGTCCGGCACGGTGAGACCGGGCTCCTTGTGCCGGAAAAGAACGAGCGATCCCTGGCCATGGCGATCAACTGGCTCCTCGACAACCCCGAAATCTCCCGGCAGTTCGGACGCAACGGATTCGAGTTTGCTCGGCGCCAGTTCTGCTGGGACCGAATTACCAACGATCTCGAAGATGCGTATTCCCTGGCCCTCGAATCGCGCAATTCAGTCTCGGCCTCAGCGTTTCGGCCCACCTGGAGTCCCGAGCTCTCAACCGAGGCATTCCAAGTCTGA